ATCCACGTCGAGCGCCCGGCGTGCCCTGATGGACGGCCTGGGCCTGCCCTACCGCGCGGAGGCCCCCGGCGTGGACGAGGTGGTGTCCCCTCACCTGTCGGCGGAGGACGCCGTGCGGGAGCTGGCCTCGCGCAAGGCCCGCGCGGTGCACCAGCGGCACCCGGAGGCGTGGGTGCTGGGCGCGGACCAGCTCGTCGAGGTGGCGGGGGAGATTCTCTCCAAGCCCCAGGACCGGAACGCTGCGCGCGAGCAGCTCGGCAAGCTGCTGGGACACACGCACGCCATCCACACCGGGGTGTGCCTGGTGGGCCCCGATGGGCAGGTACACGAGGCGGTGGAGACGGCGCGGCTTGGCTTCTACGCACTGAGCGCGGAGGAGCTGGAGCGGTACCTGGACTTGGATGAGTGGGTGGGTTGCTGCGGCAGCTACCGCGTGGAGAGCGCCGGCCAGGCATTGCTGGAGCGGCTCGAGGGCGACCGCTCCAACGTGCAAGGCCTGCCGATGGTGACGGTGGTGCGGCTGCTGCGGAGCGCGGGCTTCCGCTTCTTCGAGCGCCGCTGAGCCCCTGCTCGCACCGGGGCAGGCCGTGCGCCTACGGGCGCCACACCCTCAGGCACTGAGCCCGAGCGCCTGAAAGGTGAGCCCGTGCGCCGACGGGCGCCACGCCATCAGGCCCTGAGCCCGAGTCCCTGAAAGGTGCGCCCGTGCTCTCGATGAGCCGGGCGCGGCCAACGCGTCCCCTCGCAGGCTGCGCGACCCAGGCCCCGCCGGCGTGGCGTCCGCCGTGCACGGCGGGCCACGTCAGCCAGCCACCTCACGCGTCGGAGGACAGCTCCGCGAGAATCTCCGCGTAGGCCGCGCGGGCCTTGTCAGCCTGGTCCGCCTTGAAGCTCACGGCGGCCACCACCGGATGCCCACCGCCGCCGTAGCGCCCGGCGATGGCGGACAGGTCATGCCGCCGCGTCTCCGGCTTCCACGGGTTGGAGCCGATGGAGACCTTCGCGCGCGAGGCGCCCTTCCCCACCCACAGCGTGTAACGCGCGTCCGGATAGAGCGCGTAGGCGATGAACTTGTTGAGGCTGTCCACGCCCTGGTCCACGAGGTCGAAGAACACGACGCCGCGCTCGTAGCGGGCGTGCGTGCGCACCAGTTCGATGTTCGACTGGTGGCGCTCCAGCAGCGGCGCGAGCGGACCGGCGATGAGCGGCGAGGCCGCGATGTCCGCCAGCGACTCGGTCTGCATGCGGCGGATGACCTCGGGGATGAGCGCCGGGTCCTTGTTCGCCTCCAGCACCGTCATGATGCGCAGCGCGGGCTCCTCCAGCGCCACGGCCATCTGCGGCGACGGGAACTGCGCGCCGTCGATGATTTCCGCCCAGTGGATGAGCTCCGCCATGGGCGCGGCATCCCAGCCGAAGCGCTCGCCAGCCACGTCCGCCAGGTACTTCGTGCAGCTCTTGCGGTGCCCGTCGTGGAACTTGCGGCCACTGGTGTCCGCGCGGAAGTGCGCCTCATCCCCCGGCTGCTGGAAGGCGGAGGCGTGGTGGTCGAACCACCACGTGAGCCGCGCGTCCTGGCTGTACCGGAAGTCGACGATGACGTTCTCATCGCCGGTGAACACGGCCGGGTCGATACCCTCCGCGCCCGGCTTGTGGTTCAGGCCGAGGTACCGGAAGGCCACGTCCGGACGGATGCGCTCCCGGTAGAAGCGGGAGAACACGGCCGCGCTGGCGGCGCCGTCGAAGCAGCTATCGTGGAAGAGAACCTGGACGTTCATGGGTCCGAGCCCCTTACTGCAACGCGAGTCCCGCGCCCACCGCCGAGAAGGCCGCTTCGTCCACCACCCCCACCGACGGAGGCGCCACCACCGCCAGCCCCACGAGCCGCCCGTCCGCCAACACCCCGCAGCCCAGCGTGCCCTGCGCGCCTCCCTGCGTCGTCAACATGTTGACGGTGGCCTTGGCCCCCAGGGCCGGAGGCGCCGGCAGGGAGAGGGCCTCACCCAGGGTGCCACGCAGCGCCTGGAGCAGGCCCTTGCACCCCGCCCCCTTGCCCGCGCCACGCTCCACCCACAGCAGGCCATAGCGCCCCTGCGCCGCGTCGCCGAAGCCCACGGCGCCGCCATGCAACGTGGACGCGGGCAGCACCAGGTGCGGCGCGAGCTGCTCACGCGTCATCCGCCCCCAGCCCGCGGGCAGCTCCAGGCGGTAGCCCAGCTCGTTGCCCACCAGCGACTGCCGCGCCCCCGCCCCCGAGCCACCGGCCATGGGCAGCGCCAACAGTCCGGCCGACGCCACCGCCGCGCCCAGCCCCAACCCCAGGCCCAGGTAGCGCCGCGTGGGCCCCGGCTCGCCCACCACCATGGTCAGCGCCAGCACCCCGAGGATGACGTACGCCAGATGAACAGGCGCCAGCGGCGCTTCCCGCGCCAGCCACGCCGTGGCCAGGAGCTGCGCCACCACGCCCACCTGCGCCAGGCCCTTGGCGGGGCCCCGGTTGAGCACCAGCACCAGCGCGAGCACCGCGTCGAGCCCCACCAGGCCGTACGTCCACTGCGGGTCCTCCAGCGTGCCCACCAGGCCCGCCGCGCGGACGAACCACGCCGCCGCGCTGGCCAGGAGCACGCCCGCCGCCGGGCCCGGATGGGCGGACACCGCGCTGGTGACCAGGTCGCCACCGAACACCGTCGCGTCGTCGTCCGCCTCCACCATGGGCCGGTCCAGCCGCATCCGGCCCACCTTCTTGTGGGATTGGAGATGGTCGAACGGCTCACGGCACCGGGGACACGCGGTGGCGCCGCGCGCAATAGGACTGTGGCCGCAGTTCGGGCAAAGAGTCTGGGGCATGACTCCCGGCGTATACCGCACTGCCCGCGCTGCCTACGAGGCCGCGACATTCGTGTCACGACCTACGGGCTTTCCACCTGGAAAGGCGGCTCTGGGCGGGAAGACACGCCTCTGACATCGAGGTCAGATTGGACCTAGGTGCCAAGAATTGTAAGCCACGTGACGAAACGGGGCATTGAACGAAACGTCGAGTTCGCGCTCAGCGTGAGCGAAATCGCTCGATGAAACGATTCATACCCAGGCAGGGCCGTGAACCCAGCGAGCGTCTTGTCCGCTTAACCCCGCTTTCTGCCAGGGAAACAGGTGTCCATGTCCCACCAGGCGGGTAGGCGGACGGCTGGCACCCCAACTGCATGATGTCAGACCCACGGTGTACTCACCCGCGCAGGTCGAAGCGAGGGAGGAACCATGGGCAAGCGGACGACACGAAGCAGAAGTGCGGTTCCCAGGCAGGGCCGGCGGGTGATGCCCGCACTGCGGTGGACGGCGCAGCGGGCCCGCGCGGCGGCGGGCAAGGTCCACCTGACGGTGGGCGAGGTCATCGCGGCGGCCTTCGAGACGTCCGGCGGCGAGCTGTCCGACGTCATGGAGCAGCTCACCTCGCCGCAGATGACCCGGGCGCTGGGGCGGCGCATCGTCGTCGTCGGTTGAGCGCGTCTCCACGCGCTCCCAGCGGGTGACACGCGTGAGGCGTCACGCCCGGCGTGGCCGTCACTCTCCGGCCAGCAGGATTCCCGCCGTGTAGTGCTGCCGCGTGGGTTCTCCCGCGAGCAGCTTCCCGAAGTCTTCCACGTTGTTGGGATGCACCAGGAAGGTGCCGGAGCGCGTCTCCAGGCGCACAGGTGCGGCCAGCTCGCGCGGCTCCCCGGCCACGGTGCGTCCATTCCCCGTCTCGAGCGGGTGAACCGGCGCGGTGGCACAGGCGGCGAAAAGCAGGAAGCCAGGTGACAGGTAGCGCTTCATGCGAATCCTCCGGGAAGGGCCCAGGGGTGGGCCAGGGGCGCCCTGCCTACGTCGCTTC
This genomic window from Myxococcus hansupus contains:
- a CDS encoding Maf family protein, translating into MSELILASTSSARRALMDGLGLPYRAEAPGVDEVVSPHLSAEDAVRELASRKARAVHQRHPEAWVLGADQLVEVAGEILSKPQDRNAAREQLGKLLGHTHAIHTGVCLVGPDGQVHEAVETARLGFYALSAEELERYLDLDEWVGCCGSYRVESAGQALLERLEGDRSNVQGLPMVTVVRLLRSAGFRFFERR
- a CDS encoding zinc ribbon domain-containing protein, with amino-acid sequence MPQTLCPNCGHSPIARGATACPRCREPFDHLQSHKKVGRMRLDRPMVEADDDATVFGGDLVTSAVSAHPGPAAGVLLASAAAWFVRAAGLVGTLEDPQWTYGLVGLDAVLALVLVLNRGPAKGLAQVGVVAQLLATAWLAREAPLAPVHLAYVILGVLALTMVVGEPGPTRRYLGLGLGLGAAVASAGLLALPMAGGSGAGARQSLVGNELGYRLELPAGWGRMTREQLAPHLVLPASTLHGGAVGFGDAAQGRYGLLWVERGAGKGAGCKGLLQALRGTLGEALSLPAPPALGAKATVNMLTTQGGAQGTLGCGVLADGRLVGLAVVAPPSVGVVDEAAFSAVGAGLALQ